Proteins encoded within one genomic window of Candidatus Methylomirabilota bacterium:
- a CDS encoding alpha-ketoacid dehydrogenase subunit beta, with amino-acid sequence MANETRKLTMVKAINLALHQEMERDDDVMVLGEDVGVDEGVFRVTEGLLKKFGEQRVIDTPLAEGAIVGMAVGMAIYGLKPIPEIQFSGFAFQAFHQIENHAARYRARTRGRYHIQMVIRMPYGGGIRALEHHSESEEAYYAHTPGLKIVIPSAPRIARALLVSAIRDPDPVVFFEPKALYHAVREEVPDAEETWPIGQARVAREGTDLTLIAYGSMLHKCLEVADRVKVEDGAEIEVIDLLSISPMDGEAIAASVRKTGRAVVAHEAQRNCGVGAEVMARIVETAFLQLQAPIRRVTAPDVVYPGFARERGWLPDAEHVLSAVRETLRF; translated from the coding sequence ATGGCCAACGAGACCCGCAAGCTGACGATGGTCAAGGCGATCAACCTCGCCCTCCACCAGGAGATGGAGCGGGACGACGACGTCATGGTGCTCGGCGAGGACGTCGGCGTCGACGAGGGAGTCTTCCGCGTCACCGAGGGGCTGCTCAAGAAGTTCGGCGAGCAGCGGGTGATCGACACCCCGCTGGCCGAGGGCGCGATCGTCGGGATGGCCGTCGGGATGGCCATCTACGGTCTCAAGCCCATCCCCGAGATCCAGTTCTCGGGCTTCGCCTTCCAGGCCTTCCACCAGATCGAGAACCACGCCGCCCGCTACCGCGCCCGCACCCGGGGGCGGTACCACATCCAGATGGTGATCCGCATGCCCTACGGCGGAGGGATCCGCGCCCTGGAGCACCACTCGGAGAGCGAGGAGGCCTACTACGCCCACACGCCGGGCCTCAAGATCGTCATCCCCTCGGCCCCCCGGATCGCCCGGGCGCTCCTGGTGAGCGCCATCCGGGACCCCGACCCGGTCGTCTTCTTCGAGCCGAAGGCGCTCTACCACGCCGTCCGGGAGGAGGTCCCCGATGCCGAGGAGACCTGGCCGATCGGCCAGGCGCGGGTCGCCCGGGAGGGGACGGACCTGACGCTGATCGCTTACGGCAGCATGCTCCACAAGTGCCTCGAGGTGGCCGACCGGGTGAAGGTCGAGGACGGCGCCGAGATCGAGGTGATCGACCTCCTGTCGATCTCGCCCATGGACGGAGAGGCGATCGCGGCCTCGGTGCGGAAGACCGGGCGCGCCGTGGTCGCCCACGAAGCGCAGCGGAACTGTGGCGTCGGCGCCGAGGTGATGGCCCGCATCGTCGAGACCGCGTTCCTCCAGCTCCAGGCGCCGATCCGCCGGGTCACGGCGCCCGACGTCGTCTACCCGGGGTTTGCGCGGGAGCGGGGCTGGCTCCCCGACGCGGAGCACGTGCTGAGCGCCGTCCGCGAGACCCTTCGCTTCTAG
- the pdhA gene encoding pyruvate dehydrogenase (acetyl-transferring) E1 component subunit alpha, protein MPRKSLDLPPIEYLSILDPEGNVDTKLEPKIPPDDLKRLYRTFLLSRRFDERMLRLQRQGRIGTFGPTRGHEAAVLGSVYALRPTDWVVPYYREWPAYMWRGWPLDNLVLYYAGFAEGMRVPDGNRDLPLCIPIASQLPHAVGVAYAARYKGEGSVTLAYLGDGATSHGDCQEAMNFAGVFQVPLIFLILNNQWAISVPRSRQTRAKTLAQKATAYGFPGIQVDGNDVLAVCVATQEAVERARQGGGPTLIETVTYRLSMHTTADDPTKYRSEEEVKTWEAKEPLIRFRRYVEAKGVVDERTHAELEAEVDAEIRGAIERAEARMKPNLLEVFEHVYAERPPELEAQREALVHHLAEIGETPPS, encoded by the coding sequence TTGCCGCGAAAGAGCCTCGACCTCCCTCCCATCGAGTACTTGTCGATCCTGGACCCGGAAGGCAACGTCGATACCAAGCTGGAACCGAAGATCCCCCCCGACGACCTCAAGCGTCTCTACCGCACGTTCCTCCTCTCCCGGCGATTCGACGAGCGGATGCTGCGCCTGCAGCGTCAGGGCCGGATCGGCACCTTCGGCCCCACGCGGGGTCACGAGGCCGCGGTCCTCGGCAGCGTCTATGCGCTCCGGCCGACCGACTGGGTCGTCCCGTATTACCGCGAGTGGCCGGCCTACATGTGGCGCGGCTGGCCGCTCGACAACCTCGTGCTCTATTACGCGGGCTTCGCCGAAGGGATGCGGGTGCCGGACGGCAATCGGGATCTCCCCCTCTGCATTCCCATCGCGAGCCAGCTCCCCCACGCGGTCGGCGTCGCCTACGCGGCCCGCTACAAGGGGGAGGGGAGCGTCACCCTGGCCTATCTGGGCGACGGGGCGACCTCCCACGGGGACTGCCAGGAAGCGATGAACTTCGCCGGGGTCTTCCAGGTGCCGCTGATCTTCCTGATCCTGAACAACCAGTGGGCGATCTCCGTCCCGCGCTCGCGGCAGACCCGGGCCAAGACGCTGGCCCAGAAGGCGACGGCCTACGGGTTCCCGGGGATCCAGGTGGACGGCAACGATGTCCTGGCCGTCTGCGTCGCCACCCAGGAAGCGGTGGAACGGGCCCGTCAGGGCGGCGGGCCCACGTTGATCGAGACGGTGACGTACCGCCTGTCGATGCACACGACCGCCGACGACCCCACCAAGTACCGGAGCGAGGAAGAAGTCAAGACGTGGGAGGCCAAGGAGCCGCTCATCCGATTCCGGCGCTACGTCGAGGCCAAGGGAGTCGTGGACGAGCGGACGCACGCCGAGCTCGAGGCGGAGGTGGACGCCGAGATCCGGGGTGCGATCGAGCGGGCCGAGGCGCGGATGAAGCCGAACCTCCTGGAGGTCTTCGAGCACGTCTACGCCGAGCGTCCCCCGGAGCTCGAAGCGCAGCGGGAGGCGCTGGTCCACCACCTCGCGGAGATCGGGGAAACTCCGCCGAGCTGA
- a CDS encoding DUF2628 domain-containing protein: MPRSDGTAGPRLYELRLTRIADARHRYQIARSLAHRFPSQDVSAVAAALGGPGFVTRVELRDEEVPGLARELYAAGVPPAALILLPADRHVSRDEADGAADRGFARFARRGGRFVPTWNWGAFVFGPLWYLRKGLYGKGLLLLGLGLVPIWTLPVTLLTSLGILVYSGLCGNWDYYLWKVKRTQWW; this comes from the coding sequence GTGCCCCGGTCGGACGGGACGGCCGGACCTCGGCTCTACGAGCTCCGTCTCACGCGGATCGCCGACGCGCGGCACCGCTACCAGATCGCGCGCTCGCTGGCCCATCGGTTCCCGTCCCAGGACGTGTCGGCCGTGGCCGCGGCGCTCGGCGGCCCCGGCTTCGTGACGCGCGTCGAGCTGCGTGACGAGGAGGTCCCGGGGCTGGCCCGAGAGCTGTACGCGGCCGGGGTCCCGCCCGCCGCGCTGATCCTCCTGCCCGCGGACCGCCACGTGTCCCGCGACGAGGCCGATGGCGCCGCCGATCGCGGGTTCGCGCGCTTCGCGCGTCGCGGCGGGCGGTTCGTGCCGACCTGGAACTGGGGGGCGTTCGTCTTCGGGCCGCTCTGGTACCTTCGGAAGGGGCTTTACGGCAAGGGGCTCCTGCTCCTGGGGCTGGGCCTCGTCCCCATCTGGACCCTTCCGGTCACGCTCTTGACCTCGCTCGGGATCCTCGTCTACAGCGGTCTCTGCGGGAACTGGGATTACTACCTCTGGAAGGTGAAGCGCACCCAGTGGTGGTGA
- a CDS encoding LLM class F420-dependent oxidoreductase, whose translation MRLGLNLGYTAAKVILDAQLVQDAERLGYHSVWSAEAYGSDAVTPLAWLGAVTYRIHLGTAIMQIAGRTPAMTAMTAMTLDALSGGRFLLGLGVSGPQVVEGWHGQPFGKPLGKMREYVSVVRTILAREKPLEHAGEHYRIPYTGPGATGLGKPLKSILHARPHIPIYVAAIGPQNVALAAEIGDGWLPVFFSPDRMGLYRAALDEGFARRAPRPGPPPFDIAPTVQVVCGSDAAACRAQVKPRLALYVGGMGARGRNFYNDLACRYGYEADAARIQSLYLAGKRDEAIAAVPDALVDEVALCGPRERIRDRLAAYAAAGVTTLICATSQPDAMRLMAELVT comes from the coding sequence ATGCGCCTCGGATTGAATCTCGGCTACACGGCGGCGAAGGTGATCCTGGACGCTCAGCTCGTGCAGGACGCCGAGCGGCTGGGCTACCACTCCGTGTGGTCGGCCGAGGCCTACGGGTCGGACGCCGTGACGCCGCTCGCCTGGCTCGGCGCCGTGACGTACCGGATCCACCTCGGCACGGCCATCATGCAGATCGCCGGGCGGACGCCGGCCATGACCGCGATGACGGCGATGACGCTCGACGCGCTCTCCGGGGGTCGCTTCCTCCTCGGGCTCGGCGTCTCCGGCCCGCAGGTCGTCGAGGGCTGGCACGGGCAGCCGTTCGGCAAGCCGCTCGGGAAGATGCGTGAGTACGTCTCGGTGGTGCGGACCATCCTCGCCCGGGAGAAACCGCTCGAGCACGCGGGCGAGCACTACCGGATCCCGTACACGGGGCCGGGCGCCACCGGCCTCGGCAAGCCGCTCAAGAGTATCCTGCACGCCCGGCCGCACATCCCGATCTACGTGGCCGCCATCGGGCCGCAGAACGTGGCCCTGGCGGCCGAGATCGGCGATGGCTGGCTGCCGGTCTTCTTTTCCCCGGACCGCATGGGACTCTACCGCGCCGCGCTCGACGAGGGCTTCGCCCGCCGCGCTCCCCGGCCGGGGCCGCCGCCCTTCGACATCGCGCCGACGGTGCAGGTCGTCTGCGGGTCGGATGCCGCCGCCTGCCGGGCGCAGGTCAAGCCGCGTCTGGCCCTCTATGTCGGGGGCATGGGGGCCCGCGGCCGAAACTTCTACAACGATCTCGCTTGTCGCTACGGCTACGAGGCCGACGCCGCCCGGATCCAGTCGCTCTACCTGGCCGGGAAGCGCGACGAGGCGATCGCCGCCGTGCCCGATGCCCTGGTCGACGAGGTGGCTCTCTGCGGGCCGCGGGAGCGGATCCGCGATCGGCTGGCCGCGTACGCGGCGGCCGGCGTCACCACTTTGATCTGCGCCACGAGCCAGCCGGATGCGATGCGGCTCATGGCGGAGCTCGTCACCTGA
- a CDS encoding haloalkane dehalogenase, with the protein MSVVRTPEERFRELPDYPFAPRYLAVDGMRIHYVDEGQGAPVLLLHGEPTWSFLYRRIIPQVVEAGARAVAPDYVGFGKSDKWTDEARYSYTGHVAILTRVVEALDLRAMTIVVQDWGGPIGLRLAVQQPERVARLVVLNTGLFTGHEPLSEGLQAWRAYAARTPDLPAGLVVRRAAVDRGRITDEIVRAYDAPFPDLASKAGARAFPAMIPTRPGDPGGREMVETQTALARRAPPTLVLWSDQDRVFPIEAGRRFAGLFPGATFRVVEGAGHFLQEERGAEIGREVARFIAG; encoded by the coding sequence ATGTCGGTCGTCCGCACGCCGGAGGAGCGATTCCGCGAGCTGCCCGACTACCCGTTCGCCCCTCGCTATCTCGCCGTCGACGGGATGCGCATCCACTATGTGGACGAGGGTCAGGGCGCGCCGGTCCTGCTCCTCCATGGCGAGCCGACGTGGTCCTTCCTCTACCGCCGGATCATCCCGCAGGTGGTGGAGGCCGGCGCGCGGGCCGTCGCGCCCGATTACGTCGGGTTCGGCAAATCCGACAAGTGGACGGACGAGGCCCGCTACAGCTACACCGGACACGTCGCGATCCTCACGCGGGTCGTCGAGGCGCTCGATCTGCGGGCGATGACCATCGTCGTCCAGGACTGGGGCGGGCCGATCGGCCTCCGCCTTGCCGTCCAGCAGCCCGAGCGGGTCGCCCGGCTGGTCGTGCTGAACACCGGACTCTTCACCGGCCACGAGCCCCTGTCCGAAGGGCTCCAGGCCTGGCGAGCCTACGCCGCCCGGACCCCGGACCTTCCGGCCGGGCTCGTCGTGAGGCGGGCGGCGGTCGATCGGGGCCGGATCACGGACGAGATCGTGCGGGCCTACGACGCGCCGTTTCCCGACCTCGCCTCGAAGGCGGGGGCGCGGGCCTTCCCGGCGATGATCCCGACCCGCCCGGGCGACCCGGGCGGGCGCGAGATGGTGGAGACGCAGACGGCGCTCGCGCGCCGCGCCCCGCCGACCCTGGTCCTCTGGAGCGACCAGGATCGCGTCTTCCCGATCGAAGCCGGGCGCCGCTTCGCCGGGCTCTTCCCGGGCGCGACCTTTCGGGTCGTCGAGGGGGCCGGCCACTTCCTGCAGGAGGAGCGTGGCGCGGAGATCGGCCGCGAGGTCGCCCGGTTCATCGCTGGATAG
- a CDS encoding DUF4242 domain-containing protein — protein MPLYLDVHHKIPGLTGEGVGEAHEKDLKVQNKYGVNYLRYWYDEGTGKVFCLVQAPSKEAAAAVHREAHGLVADEIIEVKEGA, from the coding sequence ATGCCGCTCTATCTGGATGTGCACCACAAGATTCCGGGGCTGACCGGGGAAGGCGTGGGAGAGGCCCACGAGAAGGACCTCAAGGTCCAGAACAAATATGGGGTCAACTACCTCCGGTACTGGTACGACGAAGGGACCGGCAAGGTCTTCTGCCTCGTCCAGGCGCCCAGCAAGGAAGCGGCGGCGGCGGTGCACCGGGAGGCCCACGGTCTCGTCGCCGACGAGATCATCGAGGTCAAGGAGGGCGCGTAG